In a single window of the Nocardioides sp. L-11A genome:
- a CDS encoding O-antigen ligase family protein produces the protein MLASSRKPRPPGRYRADSMAVTACLVLLAVVLAALASQGTIALIVAGAVAFYVLMLALVGRERTAVFTLMAAFATAPMYKGLAPSASSLVTATDGLVALGVLLLAPSLFNKRIEVPGLFAFGVTVVFVMSSIASVASPEPAKSYLTMILWLGVMAGLPAVFAIWRPSDVVFDLLCWCYVFGHMVSFGYAMYYGPSNQGRYGGLATHPNYFAQGGLITFCVLLYLLYRHRTWLVRIVIVGAGAVCGATIYLSGSRAAMVVAAVLILMIPVVERSAIMGFLYAIGGALFVIAIPILVDISGETSSLGRLVGGSSSGFSDQARELGQQSGIERFLSQPFIGTGLIDLFEIHNMYLEIAAAIGVFGLAAYLCVIFVFARPLFSDVPHRRLLYVAWAFIGFGATVPGFYDRSIWLPLALGAVAVMEYRRTTPWFLSERPSGTPPTALAPAGAAPRKADR, from the coding sequence GTGCTCGCCTCCTCCCGAAAGCCCCGCCCGCCCGGGCGGTATCGGGCCGACAGCATGGCCGTCACGGCCTGCCTGGTGCTCCTGGCGGTGGTGCTGGCCGCGCTGGCCAGTCAGGGCACGATCGCGCTGATCGTGGCCGGTGCGGTGGCCTTCTACGTCCTGATGCTGGCGCTCGTCGGACGCGAGCGCACGGCGGTCTTCACGCTGATGGCGGCCTTCGCCACCGCGCCGATGTACAAGGGCCTGGCGCCCTCGGCCAGCTCGCTGGTGACCGCCACCGACGGCCTGGTGGCGCTCGGCGTCCTGCTGCTCGCCCCGTCGCTGTTCAACAAGCGGATCGAGGTCCCGGGCCTGTTCGCCTTCGGCGTGACGGTCGTGTTCGTGATGTCCTCGATCGCGTCGGTGGCCTCGCCGGAGCCCGCGAAGAGCTACCTCACCATGATCCTGTGGCTGGGCGTCATGGCCGGGCTGCCGGCGGTCTTCGCGATCTGGCGGCCGAGCGACGTCGTGTTCGACCTGCTGTGCTGGTGCTACGTCTTCGGGCACATGGTCAGCTTCGGCTACGCCATGTACTACGGCCCCTCCAACCAGGGTCGGTACGGCGGCCTGGCGACACATCCCAACTACTTCGCGCAGGGCGGCCTGATCACGTTCTGCGTGCTGCTCTACCTGCTCTACCGCCATCGCACCTGGCTCGTGCGGATCGTGATCGTCGGCGCCGGGGCCGTGTGCGGCGCGACGATCTACCTCAGCGGCAGCCGGGCGGCGATGGTGGTCGCCGCCGTCCTGATCCTGATGATCCCGGTCGTCGAGCGCTCGGCGATCATGGGCTTCCTCTACGCCATCGGCGGGGCGCTGTTCGTGATCGCGATCCCCATCCTGGTCGACATCAGTGGCGAGACGTCCTCGCTGGGCCGGTTGGTGGGCGGCAGCAGCTCGGGCTTCTCCGACCAGGCCCGCGAGCTCGGGCAGCAGAGCGGCATCGAACGGTTCCTGTCCCAGCCGTTCATCGGCACTGGGCTGATCGACCTGTTCGAGATCCACAACATGTACCTCGAGATCGCGGCGGCCATCGGCGTCTTCGGCCTCGCGGCGTACCTCTGCGTGATTTTCGTGTTCGCCCGGCCTTTGTTCAGTGACGTTCCGCATCGTCGGCTGTTGTATGTCGCGTGGGCCTTCATCGGGTTCGGCGCGACAGTGCCGGGCTTCTACGACCGCAGCATCTGGTTGCCCCTCGCCCTGGGTGCCGTGGCCGTGATGGAGTACCGCCGAACAACACCCTGGTTCCTGTCGGAACGACCGTCAGGAACGCCCCCCACGGCGCTCGCCCCGGCCGGCGCCGCCCCCCGAAAGGCTGATCGATGA
- a CDS encoding FkbM family methyltransferase, which produces MTLVRSGAHLAKRVRQTPQLFRNFPEVFWDLGTHRTRLRRKEMTFRMRNGYVVTCPNVNGARFPLYEIFADDAYHLQELTAGVDADAAVLDVGGQIGSFSLALAEVLPKSRIHVYEASPVSASYIGRNVDDNGLGATITVHGEAMAGEPGEFTFVDSGTASGHNGLTAPGWMKEQGATEVTVPAQSFDRAVAEIEAEGRSVQIVKMDVEGAEYDIVLRSSPASWAQVRKVVMEYHPVDGHTLDELLAFFAAVGLEPGRHDPGLRPGLGVIWLSRPA; this is translated from the coding sequence ATGACGCTCGTCCGCAGCGGCGCCCACCTGGCCAAGCGTGTGCGCCAGACGCCCCAGTTGTTCCGCAACTTCCCGGAGGTGTTCTGGGACCTCGGGACGCACCGGACGCGCCTGCGCCGCAAGGAGATGACCTTCCGGATGCGCAACGGGTACGTCGTGACCTGCCCCAACGTCAACGGCGCCCGCTTCCCCCTCTACGAGATCTTCGCCGACGACGCCTACCACCTGCAGGAGCTCACCGCCGGTGTCGACGCCGACGCCGCCGTGCTCGACGTCGGCGGCCAGATCGGCAGCTTCTCGCTGGCGCTGGCCGAGGTGCTGCCGAAGAGCCGGATCCACGTCTACGAGGCGTCGCCGGTCTCCGCCTCGTACATCGGCCGCAACGTCGACGACAACGGCCTCGGCGCCACGATCACCGTCCACGGCGAGGCCATGGCCGGCGAGCCCGGCGAGTTCACCTTCGTCGACAGCGGCACGGCCAGCGGCCACAACGGCCTCACCGCGCCGGGCTGGATGAAGGAGCAGGGCGCCACCGAGGTGACCGTGCCCGCCCAGTCGTTCGACCGCGCGGTCGCCGAGATCGAGGCCGAGGGCCGCTCGGTGCAGATCGTGAAGATGGACGTCGAGGGCGCCGAGTACGACATCGTGCTGCGCAGCTCGCCGGCGTCGTGGGCCCAGGTGCGCAAGGTCGTCATGGAGTACCACCCGGTCGACGGGCACACGCTCGACGAGCTGCTGGCCTTCTTCGCCGCCGTCGGGCTCGAGCCCGGCCGCCACGACCCCGGCCTGCGCCCCGGCCTGGGGGTCATCTGGCTCTCGCGACCGGCCTGA
- a CDS encoding glycosyltransferase 61 family protein yields MSRLPSQLQPLWPVVKRGHRWGARVLGAAGRRTVGPARGLPRTGSERSRDTALLEPATTRIVSVGEAFTVRRTLPVGEPPAHWYFADRLEQRVPERFVLELTEGRLQGRHAAVVTTGGVLDLETSHYFDIAGWREHPVFWNPRPRPAARVDGTVAVLAARGTGHNYYHFLIDGLPRLAMLDAAHPGLRPDRWVVDTATRYQRELIAMLGLEQDRLVAPGPGFSLQARRLLVPSLPNVSTLVSPETSAWLRDRLPPRAAASGLPDRLYVTRGTTPNTRRMVQEEAVVALLRRRGFAVLDPGTVSVQEQIDHFAAARVVVAPHGAALTNLVFARDGVRVLELFAPTYLNGGYWSIVGNIPESRYRYVVGDGPRASRPGRPQRGVMDDIDLAPARVEQALDRLLAD; encoded by the coding sequence GTGAGCCGCCTGCCGTCGCAGCTGCAGCCGCTGTGGCCGGTCGTCAAACGGGGGCACCGCTGGGGTGCCCGGGTGCTGGGTGCCGCGGGCCGGCGTACGGTCGGACCGGCGCGCGGCCTGCCGCGCACCGGCAGCGAGCGGTCCCGCGACACCGCGCTGCTGGAGCCTGCGACCACCCGCATCGTGTCGGTCGGCGAGGCCTTCACGGTGCGGCGCACCCTGCCCGTCGGTGAGCCGCCGGCGCACTGGTACTTCGCGGACCGGCTGGAGCAGCGGGTCCCCGAGCGCTTCGTCCTGGAGCTGACGGAGGGGCGGCTGCAGGGCCGGCACGCCGCGGTCGTCACGACCGGCGGCGTGCTCGACCTGGAGACCAGCCACTACTTCGACATCGCCGGCTGGCGCGAGCACCCGGTGTTCTGGAACCCCCGCCCGCGGCCGGCCGCGCGGGTGGACGGCACCGTGGCGGTGCTCGCGGCCCGCGGCACCGGCCACAACTACTACCACTTCCTCATCGACGGCCTTCCGCGGCTGGCGATGCTGGACGCGGCCCATCCGGGCCTGCGGCCGGATCGCTGGGTCGTCGACACCGCCACGCGCTACCAGCGGGAGCTGATCGCGATGCTCGGTCTCGAGCAGGACCGGCTGGTCGCGCCGGGCCCCGGCTTCTCGCTGCAGGCCCGGCGGCTGCTGGTGCCGTCGCTGCCGAACGTGAGCACGCTGGTCTCGCCGGAGACCAGCGCCTGGCTGCGGGACCGGCTGCCGCCCAGGGCGGCGGCGAGCGGTCTGCCGGACCGTCTCTATGTCACCCGGGGGACGACCCCGAACACCCGTCGGATGGTCCAGGAGGAGGCCGTGGTCGCGCTGCTGCGCCGGCGGGGCTTCGCCGTCCTCGACCCCGGCACGGTGAGCGTCCAGGAGCAGATCGACCACTTCGCGGCCGCCCGGGTCGTGGTGGCACCGCACGGCGCGGCACTGACCAACCTGGTGTTCGCGCGCGACGGGGTCCGGGTGCTCGAGCTGTTCGCGCCGACCTATCTCAACGGCGGCTACTGGTCGATCGTCGGCAACATCCCCGAGAGCCGCTACCGGTACGTCGTCGGCGACGGTCCCCGGGCGTCCCGCCCCGGTCGTCCCCAGCGGGGCGTGATGGACGACATCGACCTGGCACCCGCCCGGGTGGAGCAGGCGCTGGACCGGCTGCTGGCCGACTGA
- a CDS encoding sugar transferase codes for MHIKRVFDVVVVSLAAVVWLPAVAGGALLVLITSGRPVFYRSNRLVGSGDPTKVVKFRTMVKNADRLVNRDTVPVTSTRFLNIAPDSPLYTRAGRLLEKCGLTEIPQLVHVLSGKMSIVGNRPLPTNVMNALLDEYSYAGDRFLTAAGLTGPAQLVGRDALTDSERLRIEGAYCHAVIDGYRLRLDFTILLRTVLIVAHLKPSLSYTEVMDLIARNSGSRSVVALDEHASPRADNTEVA; via the coding sequence ATGCACATCAAGCGGGTGTTCGACGTGGTCGTGGTCAGCCTGGCTGCGGTGGTGTGGCTGCCGGCGGTGGCCGGTGGCGCGCTGTTGGTCCTGATCACCTCGGGGCGGCCGGTCTTCTACCGGTCCAACCGCCTCGTCGGGAGCGGGGATCCGACCAAGGTCGTGAAGTTCCGGACCATGGTCAAGAACGCCGACCGGCTGGTCAACCGCGACACGGTGCCGGTCACCAGCACCCGCTTCCTCAACATCGCCCCCGACTCCCCCCTCTACACCCGGGCCGGACGCCTCCTCGAGAAGTGCGGGCTGACCGAGATCCCCCAGCTCGTCCACGTCCTGAGCGGCAAGATGAGCATCGTCGGCAACCGGCCGCTGCCGACCAACGTGATGAACGCGCTGCTCGACGAGTACTCCTACGCCGGCGACCGGTTCCTCACCGCGGCGGGCCTCACCGGCCCCGCCCAGCTGGTCGGCCGCGACGCGCTCACGGACTCGGAGCGGCTGCGCATCGAGGGTGCCTACTGCCACGCCGTCATCGACGGCTACCGGCTGCGGCTCGACTTCACGATCCTGCTCCGCACGGTCCTGATCGTCGCCCACCTCAAGCCGTCGCTCAGCTACACCGAGGTCATGGACCTCATCGCGCGCAACAGCGGCTCCCGCTCCGTCGTCGCGCTCGACGAGCACGCCTCGCCGCGGGCCGACAACACCGAGGTCGCCTGA
- a CDS encoding glycosyltransferase family 4 protein yields the protein MRILVHDYSGHPFQVELSRELARRGHAVTHSFCPGWVSGKGHLRAEAGETLVFDPVGPTDPIAKDRFAKRVLIEAVVGWQLLRQVRRTRAHTAMLSNAQIPTLVVFALGMALLRRPWVLWHQDVYAVAVRSFAGDKLGGLFRFVATAFSIAERWVSRRAAAIVVIAPSFVPVHEEWGTADKVTVIPNWAPLDEIVPVPRTNSWAKEQELDDTATLLYSGTLGLKHDPTLLVGLARQVIDAGRPVRLVVVNEGPAIEVIRDEARRLDVPVTLLPFQPYERLSEVLGSGDVLVVLLDKQAGAFSVPSKTLSYLCAGRPVLGMMPSENLASALISKAGGAVVAPDAHSLPEAAAWVARVVADPELREELGEASRDLAEQEFALAGCADRFETILHQAGR from the coding sequence GTGCGCATCCTCGTCCACGACTACTCCGGGCACCCGTTCCAGGTCGAGCTCAGCCGTGAGCTCGCCCGGCGGGGGCACGCCGTCACCCACTCCTTCTGCCCGGGGTGGGTGTCGGGCAAGGGTCACCTGCGGGCCGAGGCGGGCGAGACGCTGGTCTTCGACCCGGTCGGCCCGACCGATCCGATCGCCAAGGACCGCTTCGCCAAGCGGGTCCTGATCGAGGCGGTCGTCGGCTGGCAGCTGCTGCGCCAGGTGCGCCGCACCCGGGCCCACACGGCGATGCTGTCCAACGCGCAGATCCCGACCCTGGTCGTGTTCGCGCTGGGCATGGCGTTGCTGCGCCGGCCATGGGTGCTGTGGCACCAGGACGTCTACGCCGTCGCGGTGCGGTCCTTCGCCGGCGACAAGCTCGGCGGGCTGTTCCGGTTCGTCGCCACCGCCTTCAGCATCGCCGAGCGCTGGGTCTCGCGCCGCGCGGCGGCGATCGTCGTGATCGCGCCCTCCTTCGTCCCCGTCCACGAGGAGTGGGGCACCGCCGACAAGGTCACCGTGATCCCCAACTGGGCACCGCTCGACGAGATCGTGCCGGTGCCCCGCACCAACAGCTGGGCCAAGGAGCAGGAGCTCGACGACACCGCCACCCTGCTCTACTCCGGCACCCTCGGCCTCAAGCACGACCCGACGCTGCTGGTCGGTCTGGCCCGCCAGGTGATCGACGCGGGCCGACCGGTCCGCCTGGTCGTGGTCAACGAGGGCCCGGCGATCGAGGTGATCCGCGACGAGGCCCGCCGGCTCGACGTACCCGTCACGCTGCTGCCCTTCCAGCCCTACGAGCGGCTGTCCGAGGTGCTCGGCTCCGGCGACGTCCTCGTGGTCCTGCTGGACAAGCAGGCCGGCGCCTTCTCGGTGCCGTCCAAGACCCTGTCCTATCTCTGCGCGGGCCGGCCCGTGCTGGGCATGATGCCGAGCGAGAACCTCGCATCGGCCCTGATCAGCAAGGCCGGCGGGGCGGTGGTCGCCCCCGACGCCCACTCGCTGCCCGAGGCGGCCGCCTGGGTCGCGCGGGTCGTCGCCGACCCCGAGCTCCGCGAGGAGCTGGGCGAGGCGTCGCGGGACCTCGCGGAGCAGGAGTTCGCGCTGGCCGGGTGCGCCGACCGGTTCGAGACCATCCTGCATCAGGCCGGCCGGTGA
- a CDS encoding NAD-dependent epimerase/dehydratase family protein produces the protein MTARPVDVLVAGGGGFIGGHLAADLLAQGKSVRVVDVKPQDEWYQVHADAENVQADLSLLDAAEAATAGAREVYMLAADMGGMGFIENNKALCMLTVLTSTHMLQAAQKYDVERYFYSSSACVYAADKQTDTAVTALREADAYPAMPEDGYGWEKLFSERMARHFAEDFGLITRTARYHNVYGPEGTWTGGREKAPAAVCRKIAEAVISGRHELEIWGDGEQTRSFMYVDDCVRGSQMILASDLQEPINLGSAELVSINQLYSIVEEIAGIKCERKYDLSAPQGVRGRNSDNTMINEVFGWEPSITLADGLAKTYAWVYDQVKRAQG, from the coding sequence ATGACGGCTCGGCCTGTGGACGTGCTGGTCGCCGGTGGCGGCGGCTTCATCGGAGGACATCTCGCGGCCGACCTGCTGGCGCAGGGCAAGTCCGTGCGGGTGGTCGACGTGAAGCCGCAGGACGAGTGGTACCAGGTCCACGCCGACGCGGAGAACGTCCAGGCCGACCTCTCCCTCCTCGACGCCGCCGAGGCCGCGACCGCCGGCGCGCGCGAGGTCTACATGCTCGCCGCCGACATGGGCGGCATGGGCTTCATCGAGAACAACAAGGCCCTGTGCATGCTGACCGTGCTGACCAGCACCCACATGCTCCAGGCGGCCCAGAAGTACGATGTCGAGCGCTACTTCTACTCCTCCTCGGCCTGCGTCTACGCCGCCGACAAGCAGACGGACACCGCGGTGACCGCGCTGCGGGAGGCCGACGCCTATCCCGCGATGCCGGAGGACGGCTACGGCTGGGAGAAGCTCTTCAGCGAGCGGATGGCCCGCCACTTCGCCGAGGACTTCGGCCTGATCACGCGCACCGCCCGCTACCACAACGTCTACGGTCCGGAGGGCACCTGGACCGGAGGTCGCGAGAAGGCGCCCGCCGCCGTATGCCGCAAGATCGCCGAGGCGGTCATCTCCGGCCGGCACGAGCTGGAGATCTGGGGCGACGGCGAGCAGACCCGCAGCTTCATGTACGTCGACGACTGCGTGCGGGGCTCCCAGATGATCCTGGCGAGCGACCTCCAGGAGCCCATCAACCTCGGCTCGGCCGAGCTGGTCTCGATCAACCAGCTCTACTCGATCGTCGAGGAGATCGCCGGCATCAAGTGCGAGCGGAAGTACGACCTGTCCGCGCCGCAGGGCGTGCGCGGGCGCAACTCCGACAACACGATGATCAACGAGGTCTTCGGCTGGGAGCCGTCGATCACCCTGGCCGACGGTCTCGCGAAGACCTACGCGTGGGTCTACGACCAGGTCAAGCGCGCCCAGGGCTGA
- a CDS encoding SGNH/GDSL hydrolase family protein, producing MHRHARRRGIPTRGGSAAVVVALALLLAGCPTARRVPEGNPDRPIEAGDRYVALGDSYTAGYLTGELDPASGGCLRSLDNYPHRIARALDLELTDVSCGGATTENVTAAQQPSRGDAVPPQLDAVGEDTALVTIGLGGNDFNVFGVLVVNCVLAGQQDRTGSPCADLVAENPESLDNIGTIRDRLVDVVTAVRDRAPDARILLVGYPQTFPATTGCAQLPLAAGDVPFAYDALVSLNSAVSSAARKSGAAYVDVWTASEGHDICSADPWIAGAVPPRPDGAPYHPYPEEQELVAGLLLDVLGN from the coding sequence ATGCATCGCCACGCACGACGTCGAGGCATCCCGACGCGCGGCGGCAGCGCGGCCGTCGTCGTCGCGCTCGCCCTGCTCCTGGCCGGATGCCCGACGGCCCGGCGCGTGCCGGAGGGCAATCCGGACCGGCCGATCGAGGCCGGCGACCGGTACGTCGCACTCGGGGACTCCTACACCGCCGGCTATCTGACCGGCGAGCTCGATCCCGCCTCCGGCGGGTGTCTGCGCTCGCTCGACAACTACCCCCACCGCATCGCCCGCGCGCTCGACCTCGAGCTGACCGACGTCAGCTGCGGCGGCGCCACGACGGAGAACGTCACCGCTGCGCAGCAGCCGTCGCGCGGCGACGCGGTGCCCCCGCAGCTGGACGCGGTCGGCGAGGACACCGCGCTCGTCACCATCGGGCTCGGCGGCAACGACTTCAACGTGTTCGGCGTCCTCGTCGTCAACTGCGTCCTTGCCGGCCAGCAGGACCGGACCGGGTCTCCGTGCGCCGATCTCGTGGCGGAGAACCCGGAGTCCCTGGACAACATCGGCACGATCCGGGACCGGCTCGTCGACGTGGTCACCGCCGTCCGCGACCGGGCCCCCGACGCCCGGATCCTCCTGGTCGGCTATCCGCAGACCTTTCCCGCGACCACGGGCTGCGCGCAGCTCCCGCTCGCGGCGGGCGACGTCCCCTTCGCCTACGACGCCCTCGTCTCGCTCAACAGCGCCGTCTCCTCCGCGGCCCGCAAGAGCGGCGCCGCGTACGTCGACGTGTGGACGGCCAGCGAGGGGCACGACATCTGCTCCGCGGATCCGTGGATCGCCGGGGCCGTCCCGCCCCGACCCGACGGCGCGCCGTACCACCCCTACCCCGAGGAGCAGGAGCTCGTCGCCGGCCTCCTCCTCGACGTCCTCGGGAATTGA
- a CDS encoding methyltransferase domain-containing protein, with translation MPASRATGRTIVTCPVCGMSAHGEFDDAPPQVVDEEQITPELYAAYVAAKRDGGRPEIWREMLGASLDLVGSGRGTRVFDVGAGDGGFLQLARDEFGCEVFGNETSAAAVRLAEERHGVRLELGDIGTLGHRDEFDIVTMWCVLAHVPNGDHLLADALTLLRPGGCLVLQTPHRTFADKAALGVAKATDGRVTKVSDRRLPTHHRILHTPASMELQLTRLGYTDVVATPKARYSLSSELYLYFAGLRGRALKAGSKVMDQFVDRGLAPRIVLDVTARKPV, from the coding sequence ATGCCGGCCTCCCGCGCTACCGGCCGCACGATCGTGACCTGCCCGGTCTGCGGGATGTCCGCGCACGGCGAGTTCGACGACGCACCGCCGCAGGTGGTCGACGAGGAGCAGATCACCCCGGAGCTGTACGCCGCATACGTCGCCGCCAAGCGCGACGGCGGCCGGCCGGAGATCTGGCGCGAGATGCTCGGGGCCAGCCTCGACCTGGTCGGGTCGGGACGCGGGACCCGGGTCTTCGACGTCGGCGCCGGCGACGGCGGCTTCCTGCAGCTGGCCCGCGACGAGTTCGGGTGCGAGGTCTTCGGCAACGAGACCTCGGCGGCCGCCGTACGCCTGGCCGAGGAGCGGCACGGCGTCCGGCTCGAGCTCGGCGACATCGGCACCCTCGGGCACCGCGACGAGTTCGACATCGTCACCATGTGGTGCGTGCTGGCCCACGTGCCGAACGGCGACCACCTGCTCGCCGACGCCCTCACGTTGCTCCGCCCGGGCGGCTGTCTGGTGCTGCAGACGCCGCACCGGACCTTCGCCGACAAGGCGGCGCTGGGGGTGGCCAAGGCGACCGACGGCCGGGTCACCAAGGTGTCCGACCGCCGGCTGCCGACCCACCACCGGATCCTGCACACGCCCGCCAGCATGGAGCTGCAGCTCACCCGGCTGGGCTACACCGACGTCGTGGCGACGCCGAAGGCCCGCTACAGCCTCTCCTCGGAGCTCTACCTCTACTTCGCCGGCCTGCGCGGCCGGGCGCTCAAGGCCGGCAGCAAGGTGATGGACCAGTTCGTCGACCGCGGGCTCGCCCCCCGCATCGTCCTCGACGTCACCGCCCGCAAGCCCGTCTGA
- a CDS encoding SGNH/GDSL hydrolase family protein has product MSRRRAASVSLALLVAGGLLVACGGPDEEPRHDAAANKGRSIAAGDRYVALGDSYTAAYLTGETDPASGACLRSLANYPRLVAERLDLDLVDASCGGATSRDVLSPQEKDGGTEIPAQIGAVTEDTDLVTLSVGANDIDLYGIVIGTCVSLAESDPDGSPCTDLAEGTEDKGERNLAAVGDALARIVRTVAAKAPRARVILIGYPQTFPPARPCPDLRIAKGDVDFAYGAAREVTETLRTAADTMGVEYVDVWSATDGHDICAEEPWIAGAEPERGDAFAYHPFPEEQQAVADLLTDTLE; this is encoded by the coding sequence ATGAGTCGTCGGCGAGCCGCCTCCGTCAGCCTCGCCCTCCTCGTGGCCGGTGGCCTGCTGGTCGCCTGCGGCGGTCCCGACGAGGAGCCCCGCCACGACGCCGCGGCCAACAAGGGCCGGAGCATCGCGGCCGGTGACCGCTACGTCGCGCTGGGCGACTCGTACACCGCGGCGTACCTCACCGGCGAGACGGACCCGGCGTCCGGGGCCTGCCTGCGCTCGCTGGCGAACTACCCGAGGCTGGTCGCCGAGCGGCTCGACCTCGACCTCGTCGATGCCAGCTGCGGCGGCGCGACCAGTCGCGACGTCCTCTCCCCGCAGGAGAAGGACGGCGGGACGGAGATCCCCGCGCAGATCGGGGCGGTCACCGAGGACACCGACCTGGTCACCCTCAGCGTCGGCGCCAACGACATCGACCTGTACGGCATCGTCATCGGCACCTGCGTCAGCCTCGCCGAGAGCGATCCCGACGGATCGCCGTGCACCGACCTCGCCGAGGGCACCGAGGACAAGGGCGAGCGGAACCTGGCCGCCGTCGGCGACGCGCTCGCCCGGATCGTCCGCACGGTCGCCGCGAAGGCGCCGAGGGCCCGGGTGATCCTCATCGGCTACCCGCAGACCTTCCCGCCGGCGCGGCCCTGCCCGGACCTGCGGATCGCCAAGGGGGACGTCGACTTCGCCTACGGCGCCGCGCGCGAGGTCACCGAGACGCTGCGGACGGCGGCCGACACCATGGGCGTCGAGTACGTCGACGTGTGGTCGGCGACCGACGGACACGACATCTGCGCCGAGGAGCCGTGGATCGCCGGGGCCGAGCCGGAGCGGGGCGACGCCTTCGCCTATCACCCCTTCCCCGAGGAGCAGCAGGCCGTCGCCGACCTCCTCACCGACACGCTGGAGTGA
- a CDS encoding methyltransferase produces the protein MAPAEPDEVAQSTPAQHVQDEEAAWRAIVADVLGDGAELVSVSRYITDSRTYRTADRLAKIRRIDPAWPADAGMEVEAGFLRSLGRQVDYTQRDGWEVSLQEVLPGSTFSSHLFDQQETSFTTGDRMRVLRSLVPELRALHRQGISHGDLRTDNILVEGEAVRLVDFDRAARTSPRRAALRDWVGVGGSPTPFWKLAAVSLAPKSLTAARRLRYQLVKNRPAATVPGEPRDVARLRDAWHLAEQSAANARGQGLAYYALSYRGRHLSGERAWPLRWDPIAASVDFTGKRMLELGCNMGLLSNFAKMHGAVETHGVDHDHTIVDAARAVADAFQTGSTFEQLDLMGAEKWEERLSGYDLVTALSVVHWLPDRDRVLRFLAQHAELLYEGHDELPDEIALLNSLGFDRVDVVLRTERDRHVLYARRTGG, from the coding sequence ATGGCCCCCGCAGAACCCGACGAGGTCGCCCAGTCGACCCCCGCCCAGCACGTCCAGGACGAGGAGGCGGCGTGGCGCGCCATCGTCGCCGACGTCCTCGGCGACGGGGCCGAGCTGGTCTCGGTGAGTCGGTACATCACCGACAGCCGGACCTATCGCACCGCCGACAGGCTGGCGAAGATCCGCCGGATCGACCCGGCGTGGCCGGCGGACGCGGGCATGGAGGTCGAGGCCGGGTTCCTGCGCTCGCTGGGTCGCCAGGTCGACTACACCCAGCGTGACGGCTGGGAGGTCTCGCTGCAGGAGGTGCTGCCGGGCAGCACCTTCAGCAGCCACCTGTTCGACCAGCAGGAGACGTCGTTCACGACCGGCGACCGGATGCGGGTGCTGCGCTCGCTGGTGCCCGAGCTGCGGGCGCTGCACCGGCAGGGCATCTCCCACGGCGACCTGCGCACCGACAACATCCTGGTCGAGGGAGAGGCGGTGCGCCTCGTCGACTTCGACCGCGCGGCCCGCACGTCGCCGCGCCGCGCGGCGTTGCGCGACTGGGTGGGGGTGGGCGGTAGCCCGACGCCGTTCTGGAAGCTCGCGGCGGTCTCCCTCGCGCCGAAGAGCCTCACCGCGGCCCGTCGGCTGCGCTACCAGCTGGTCAAGAACCGGCCCGCGGCCACGGTCCCCGGCGAGCCGCGCGACGTCGCGCGACTGCGCGACGCCTGGCACCTCGCCGAGCAGTCCGCCGCCAACGCGCGCGGTCAGGGTCTGGCCTACTACGCCTTGAGCTACCGCGGCCGGCACCTCTCGGGTGAGCGCGCCTGGCCGCTGCGCTGGGACCCCATCGCGGCCTCGGTCGACTTCACCGGCAAGCGGATGCTCGAGCTGGGCTGCAACATGGGCCTGCTCTCGAACTTCGCGAAGATGCACGGCGCCGTCGAGACCCACGGCGTCGACCACGACCACACCATCGTCGACGCGGCGCGCGCCGTCGCCGACGCCTTCCAGACCGGCTCCACCTTCGAGCAGCTCGACCTGATGGGCGCGGAGAAGTGGGAGGAGCGGCTGTCGGGCTACGACCTGGTCACCGCCCTGTCCGTCGTGCACTGGCTGCCGGACCGCGACCGGGTGCTGCGCTTCCTCGCCCAGCACGCCGAGCTGCTCTACGAGGGCCACGACGAGCTCCCCGACGAGATCGCGCTGCTCAACTCGCTCGGCTTCGACCGGGTCGACGTCGTCCTGCGCACGGAGCGGGACCGGCACGTCCTGTACGCGCGGCGCACGGGCGGCTGA